TTGAATAAAATAATAAATATGTTAATCAATTTGATAGTTGGCAGGTGGTTTCGTGCGCCCATTAGCTTCGGACTTATTAGCGTTTTGCTTAAATCTCCTCACCAACCCCCCGCCCTTTGTTCAGCCGACAGACCCGCTGAACATCCCCGCCGCCTTGTATGACGCGATCCCTGCGTGCGTCCTGGCTGTTGACAACCGGCTTCGCATCACCATCTTCAACCGGGCCGCGGAAGAGCTCGCCGATCACCCGCGGGAAAACTTTCTTGGCCGGGATGTACGGGAAGTGTTTGCCGATACTATGCCTGAATACCCGTCCTTTTTGGTGCAGGCCATCAAGGATAACCGGCGCTTAGTGGACGAGGAAATCAGCTTTCCCCACAACGGCCGGCGCAGCCGCCTTATGGTCAGCACATCCCCGCTCTACGATAAGGCGGGAACCATTGCCGGTGCGATCAGTGTCGCCTTGGATATCACGCCCATCCGCGAAGTACGGCACCGGATGCACCACTTAGAGACGCTGGCCGCCCTGGGTCAGCTTGCCGCCGGCACAGCCCACGAGATCCGCAACCCTCTCACATCCATTCGCGGGTTTACCCAGCTTATCCAGACCCGGGCGCTCCGACGCAACGATGCGACTACTGCCGATTACTGCCGCCTGATCATGCAGGAAATCGATCATATCAACAATATCCTGACCGATATCCTCTCCCTGGCCCGCCCCACTACCCGTCAGCTGTCCCTCCTCAACATCGTAAAAATCGTGCATGACGTTATCGCCTTTATGTATGGCGAAGCGATCCTCTCCGGCATAACGCTCCGCCCCGAACTGCCGCCAGAAGAGTTATGGGTCCAGGGCCACATCGATAAGCTGAAAGAAGTACTGATTAACATCTGCCGCAACGCGTTCCAGGCCATGGGGCCGGGTGGCGTTCTCACCCTTTCGGTTGCTGCCGACACCGCTACGGTAAAGATCGTGCTCGCCGACACCGGCTGCGGCATGACCAAGGAGGTTATGGACCAAATCTTTACTCCCTTTTTCACCACCAAGGAAACCGGCACCGGGCTGGGCCTAGCCATCTGTCAGCAGATCATGCACGAACATGGCGGCGACATCCAGGTCGAGAGCACGCCCGGTCAGGGTAGCACTTTCACACTCCTTTTGCCCCGCTGCCGGCCCCCTGAGCGCCGGGAAGGCGTCACTATCGTTCCAGGCCGTATTTTTTCAAATAGCGATACAACGTCACCCGGCTGACATCCAGCATGTTGGCAAGACGGCTTATATTGCCGCCGGCGGCCTTCCACGCCTCGATAAACACCTCGCGGTCTTCTTTCCAGGCCTTACTGGGCCCCGTTTCCCCCGGCAGAACGATATCGCCGGGGGTTATTATTTCGCCGGCCGTATGGAAGAAGGCATGCTCCACCACGCCCTGAAGCTGCTTGATATTGCCCGGCCAGTCATACGACATGAGAAGCTCGGCCGCTTCTGCCGAAATTTGTTTGGTCGGCAAATTATGCTGCTGGGCCAATTCATCGATAATATGGGCAGCCAGCAGCGGGATGTCCCCGATGCGGGCCCTAAGCGGCGGAATACGCAGCACCGTTTTCGCCAGCAGCTCATGCAGCTGGGTCAAAAAAACGCCTTTTTCCGTCAGCCGCTTGAGATCGCTGTCGCAGGCCGCGATAACCCGCACGTCAAACGAGCGCAACACGTCCTCGCCAACCCGGGCCGCCTGACCGGCAGTGAGCGCCTGTGCCAGCCGCGCCTGCAAGTGGGTCGGCAGCTTCTCCACCTCGTCGAGAAAAAGGGTACCGCCATTGGCGAGTTCCAGTTTGCCCGGCCGGCTCTCATCGTTACCTGCCCTGGCCCCAAACAATTCGACCTCCAATAGATCTGGCGGCATATCGCCGCACCGCACGGCAATAAGTGGTCCGCCCGCACGGGGGCTGGCCTGGTGAATGCCATGGGCCAGCCGCTGCTTGCCGGTGCCGGGTTCGCCCTGCAACAAGACGTGGCCATGGCCGCGGGCCACCCGGGTGGCCTTTTCTTTAAGGGAGACGACCGCCGGCGCCTCGCCGACAATGCTCGCCAAGCTGTAGCGGGCCGTATACCCGGCCGCATGGGCCACCATGGTGCGCAAATCCTCGATCGGCATGGACACGGCGACCACACTGACTACCTGGCCATCACGCTCGAGCGGCACCACGGTCGTGATATCCTCGTAAGTCTTTTGCGGCGTGATCCAGGTGACTTCCTTGTTATAGGACGGGATACCGAGAAAGCCCTTGTAGAGCGGCGTGTGGCGGTAGTTGAGGACCACATCGCTTAAGTTAGGTGGCTCGCCGGTCTGCCCCTGTGGCGTTATTACCGACAGGCGGCTTTGGCCCAGGCGGTTGGTGTAAGCCACTTCGCCGCCAGGCAGGATATGGTATACGGCCAGCGGCACCGCATCCAAGATGGTCCGTTTGACGGCCAGGCGCCGCTCCAGCCGCAGGTAATTTTCCATGGCGTATTTCATAGTCAGCAGCAAAGACATTACCGCCCCGTAGGGGATCTCCTCTTGCTGCACCGAAACAAGCGTAAGAACATATTCGAGCTCGCCCTCCGGCATGACCGGTGCCGAGCAAGCGTCACCGGTCTGACACTCGGCAATCCACATCTCCGGTCCAAATAAGAGAAAGGGCGTTTGATGCCGGTAAGCGATACTGATGCTTGATGTCCCGATGTCCGCCTCGGTCAGCCGCGCCCCCTCCAGTTCGCCCGGCGTCATTTGGAAGAAGGGCAGGGCGTAACTTTTTAGGGCGTAGCATTCCTGATCCAAGAGTAGCAAGCTCAGGTTGTAGACATTAAAATGCTCCCGGATTTCCCGGAAGAGGCCGTCCAAATACGCGATAGCCACGCGGTGCCGCTCCCGCCGCCTGGCTAGTTCCTGCTTGTCCAGTTTTTTGAGCGGCGGCATGCGGTCAGTAGGCACCCCCGCCGCCCGACTGCGCTGCCACGACTCGGCCACCCAGGGGTGGACGTTAGGGTCTAGTTCTCCTTGTCTAACAAATTTATGGTAATAGGTTTGCAGTTTTTCTTTGCTGCGCCGCTCGCGAATCATTGCCCCTACCTCCTAACATATTTAAATATGCGTAAAAGAGCAAAATTTGTCTGTAAAGATATTATACCCGTTTCTTCTTTTCCCCTGCTCGCCGCAGCGCCACGGAAAAGAGAAATTCATTCT
Above is a window of Thermosinus carboxydivorans Nor1 DNA encoding:
- a CDS encoding two-component system sensor histidine kinase NtrB, whose product is MRPLASDLLAFCLNLLTNPPPFVQPTDPLNIPAALYDAIPACVLAVDNRLRITIFNRAAEELADHPRENFLGRDVREVFADTMPEYPSFLVQAIKDNRRLVDEEISFPHNGRRSRLMVSTSPLYDKAGTIAGAISVALDITPIREVRHRMHHLETLAALGQLAAGTAHEIRNPLTSIRGFTQLIQTRALRRNDATTADYCRLIMQEIDHINNILTDILSLARPTTRQLSLLNIVKIVHDVIAFMYGEAILSGITLRPELPPEELWVQGHIDKLKEVLINICRNAFQAMGPGGVLTLSVAADTATVKIVLADTGCGMTKEVMDQIFTPFFTTKETGTGLGLAICQQIMHEHGGDIQVESTPGQGSTFTLLLPRCRPPERREGVTIVPGRIFSNSDTTSPG
- a CDS encoding sigma-54-dependent Fis family transcriptional regulator yields the protein MIRERRSKEKLQTYYHKFVRQGELDPNVHPWVAESWQRSRAAGVPTDRMPPLKKLDKQELARRRERHRVAIAYLDGLFREIREHFNVYNLSLLLLDQECYALKSYALPFFQMTPGELEGARLTEADIGTSSISIAYRHQTPFLLFGPEMWIAECQTGDACSAPVMPEGELEYVLTLVSVQQEEIPYGAVMSLLLTMKYAMENYLRLERRLAVKRTILDAVPLAVYHILPGGEVAYTNRLGQSRLSVITPQGQTGEPPNLSDVVLNYRHTPLYKGFLGIPSYNKEVTWITPQKTYEDITTVVPLERDGQVVSVVAVSMPIEDLRTMVAHAAGYTARYSLASIVGEAPAVVSLKEKATRVARGHGHVLLQGEPGTGKQRLAHGIHQASPRAGGPLIAVRCGDMPPDLLEVELFGARAGNDESRPGKLELANGGTLFLDEVEKLPTHLQARLAQALTAGQAARVGEDVLRSFDVRVIAACDSDLKRLTEKGVFLTQLHELLAKTVLRIPPLRARIGDIPLLAAHIIDELAQQHNLPTKQISAEAAELLMSYDWPGNIKQLQGVVEHAFFHTAGEIITPGDIVLPGETGPSKAWKEDREVFIEAWKAAGGNISRLANMLDVSRVTLYRYLKKYGLER